In Zingiber officinale cultivar Zhangliang chromosome 3B, Zo_v1.1, whole genome shotgun sequence, a single window of DNA contains:
- the LOC122055270 gene encoding uncharacterized protein LOC122055270, which yields MASAPAADKPWTPPYCSVVAVDTRSFFYRVCSVCERTLLDSDTECRFCSRRTPNPGSKRLYRILVSVGTVDKVLVVVFFDRAARVLMGCSADEWAAFLGAQPSARELAGELLRGEMLRMTLNPSRRGNAEHLRVASVAPLRAGFRPVVDRLRRLYAAGAGTSVEETG from the coding sequence ATGGCATCGGCGCCGGCGGCAGATAAGCCGTGGACTCCTCCCTATTGCTCGGTCGTGGCCGTCGACACTCGCTCCTTCTTCTACCGTGTTTGCTCCGTCTGCGAACGAACCCTCCTCGATTCCGACACCGAGTGCCGCTTCTGCAGCCGCCGTACTCCTAACCCCGGTTCCAAGCGCCTGTATCGTATCCTCGTCTCCGTCGGCACTGTGGACAAGGTTTTAGTGGTCGTGTTCTTCGACCGGGCCGCGAGGGTGCTCATGGGCTGCTCCGCCGACGAGTGGGCTGCCTTCTTGGGGGCGCAACCTTCAGCGAGGGAGCTGGCCGGCGAGCTTCTACGAGGGGAGATGCTGCGGATGACGCTGAACCCGTCGAGGAGGGGCAATGCGGAGCACCTGCGAGTGGCGTCGGTGGCGCCTCTCCGCGCGGGATTTCGCCCTGTGGTCGACAGGTTGAGGAGGCTGTACGCGGCGGGGGCGGGGACTTCAGTCGAAGAGACAGGATAA